From one Xiphophorus hellerii strain 12219 chromosome 18, Xiphophorus_hellerii-4.1, whole genome shotgun sequence genomic stretch:
- the LOC116708002 gene encoding transmembrane protease serine 5 — MTEIRAELIKSEHTELGEHGLTDEDPNWPAASSVFTEQLRTGIREETWEARTGAAFPQSLDGDALSVIENPVAVTHPFHSETTAGAAASKGVQGWLKGTRYTTHAHRLVRLLAAVCAVGLLGGLLVGVWFLVKLLLRPSSSQTAVGLGDTKETSFCNVTDDVSVSHPRKVFYRISPENSLLEIQLGKLHTWLPVCSERWNSSLGTLVCRQLGYLRLTRHKGVNLTDVGPNYTDGFIQITSKQKSSLENMWLFRERCITGKVIALQCFECGARAKLPRIIGGVEAPLGRWPWQVSLYYSNRHTCGGSIITSQWIVTAAHCVHNYRLPQVSSWVVYAGIVTRSSAKIAQHAGYVVEKIIYNENYNHRSHDSDIALMKLQRPLNFSDTIRPICLPPYDYDLPGGKQCWISGWGYTRPDGVHSPDTLKEAPVPIISTKKCNSSCMYNGEITPRMLCAGYTEGKVDACQGDSGGPLVCQDENLWRLAGVVSWGTGCAEPNHPGVYSKVAEFLDWIYDMIENY, encoded by the exons ATGACTGAGATAAGAGCGGAGCTGATTAAATCTGAGCACACGGAGCTGGGAGAGCACGGACTGACAGATGAAGATCCAAACTGGCCAGCAgccagcagcgtcttcacagagCAGCTTCGGACCGGGATCCGGGAAGAAACCTGGGAGGCTCGCACAGGGGCTGCT TTCCCACAGAGTCTTGATGGAGACGCATTGTCAGTGATTGAAAATCCAGTGGCCGTCACTCATCCCTTTCACTCGGAGACAACAGCAGGGGCCGCGGCAAGCAAAGGGGTGCAGGGCTGGTTAAAGGGCACTCGTTACACAACTCACG CTCATAGGCTGGTGAGGCTGCTGGCAGCGGTGTGCGCAGTCGGACTCCTGGGAGGCTTACTAGTAGGTGTCTGGTTTCTAG TCAAACTTCTGCTGAGGCCATCCTCTTCCCAAACCGCGGTCGGGCTTGGAGATACGAAGGAGACATCTTTCTGCAACGTGACTGATGACGTCTCCGTCTCCCACCCACGAAAAG TGTTTTACAGAATCAGCCCAGAGAACTCCCTACTGGAGATCCAGCTGGGAAAGCTGCACACCTGGCTGCCGGTGTGCTCCGAGAGGTGGAACTCATCGTTGGGAACACTGGTCTGCAGGCAGCTGGGCTATCTGAG ACTGACCAGGCATAAAGGAGTGAATCTCACAGACGTTGGGCCAAACTACACGGATGGTTTCATTCAAATTACCTCAAAACAGAAGAGCAGCTTAGAAAACATGTGGCTCTTCAG ggAGCGCTGCATCACAGGGAAGGTTATCGCTTTGCAGTGTTTTG AGTGTGGGGCCCGAGCGAAGCTGCCCAGGATAATAGGAGGCGTTGAGGCCCCGCTGGGCAGGTGGCCCTGGCAGGTCAGCCTCTACTACAGCAACCGTCACACCTGCGGAGGGTCCATCATCACCAGTCAATGGATAGTAACAGCAGCCCACTGTGTGCACAA CTACAGGCTACCTCAGGTGTCCAGCTGGGTGGTCTATGCGGGCATTGTGACTCGTAGTTCGGCGAAAATCGCTCAGCACGCGGGCTACGTGGTGGAGAAGATCATCTACAACGAGAACTACAACCACAGGAGCCACGACAGCGACATAGCGCTGATGAAGCTGCAAAGACCCCTCAATTTCTCAG acaCAATTAGACCCATCTGCTTGCCGCCGTACGACTATGATCTCCCCGGTGGCAAGCAGTGCTGGATCTCTGGATGGGGATACACACGGCCCGACGGCG TTCATTCGCCCGACACCCTGAAAGAAGCCCCAGTTCCTATAATAAGCACAAAGAAATGCAACAGCTCCTGCATGTACAACGGGGAGATCACTCCACGGATGCTCTGTGCCGGGTACACGGAAGGAAAAGTGGATGCGTGTCAG GGGGACAGCGGGGGCCCTCTTGTTTGCCAGGATGAAAATTTGTGGAGGCTTGCAGGAGTCGTGAGTTGGGGAACGGGCTGCGCT